Proteins from one Streptomyces sp. NBC_00390 genomic window:
- a CDS encoding TerD family protein, protein MTAMTPGSNIPLTAARVAVDVAAPVRLDVSGLLLTADGKVRSDDDFIFYNQPAGPGVTYRSGGGSAPDAIVVDTAAVPPGIEKIVVTASPDAAGQTFQGVEPTATIRNADDGSPLATFTPPQLGAETALVVVEIYLRGGVWKARAVGQGYADGLAGIATDFGVSVDEEPAAAPAATPPAAVTPDPRIAAAAPPPPAAPPATPAPGTGKINLDKGRVSLQKNQTVSLVKGGRPLLSQVKMGLGWEPAFRGADIDLDASVIAYGPSRNHLDSCYFGKLSILNGSIKHSGDNLTGEGAGDDEVIVVDLGRLPADATGLVFTVNSFSGQKFTEVAKAYCRLLDATTGEELVRFDLTGAEPQTGVMMAKLIKQFSGEWEMTALGDFVKSRTVRGMVKPAAQAL, encoded by the coding sequence ATGACAGCTATGACCCCCGGCTCGAACATCCCCCTGACCGCCGCGCGGGTGGCGGTGGACGTCGCCGCCCCGGTGCGGCTCGACGTATCGGGCCTGCTGCTCACCGCCGACGGCAAGGTGCGCTCCGACGACGATTTCATCTTCTACAACCAGCCGGCGGGCCCCGGCGTCACGTATCGCTCCGGAGGCGGCAGTGCGCCCGACGCGATCGTGGTGGACACCGCGGCCGTCCCGCCCGGCATCGAGAAGATCGTCGTCACCGCGAGCCCGGACGCCGCCGGACAGACGTTCCAGGGCGTCGAACCGACCGCCACCATCCGCAACGCCGACGACGGCAGCCCGCTCGCCACGTTCACTCCCCCGCAGCTCGGTGCGGAGACCGCTCTGGTGGTCGTGGAGATCTATCTCCGGGGCGGCGTCTGGAAGGCCCGTGCGGTGGGCCAGGGATATGCCGACGGGCTGGCGGGCATCGCCACGGACTTCGGCGTCTCGGTCGACGAGGAGCCTGCGGCCGCCCCGGCGGCAACGCCCCCGGCCGCGGTGACGCCCGACCCGCGGATCGCCGCGGCGGCGCCGCCTCCCCCGGCCGCGCCCCCGGCCACCCCTGCGCCCGGCACCGGAAAGATCAATCTGGACAAGGGACGGGTGAGCCTGCAGAAGAACCAGACGGTGTCCCTGGTCAAGGGCGGCCGTCCGCTGCTCTCCCAGGTCAAGATGGGGCTGGGCTGGGAGCCCGCCTTCCGCGGTGCGGACATCGACCTCGACGCCTCGGTGATCGCCTACGGCCCGAGCCGCAACCACCTGGACAGCTGCTACTTCGGCAAGCTGTCGATCCTGAACGGCTCGATCAAGCACTCCGGCGACAATCTGACCGGCGAGGGCGCGGGCGACGACGAGGTCATCGTCGTGGACCTCGGCCGGCTCCCGGCCGACGCGACGGGCCTGGTCTTCACGGTCAACTCGTTCTCCGGCCAGAAGTTCACCGAGGTCGCCAAGGCCTACTGCCGGCTGCTGGACGCGACGACCGGCGAGGAACTGGTCCGCTTCGACCTGACCGGCGCCGAGCCGCAGACCGGCGTGATGATGGCGAAGCTGATCAAGCAGTTCTCGGGCGAGTGGGAGATGACCGCGCTGGGCGACTTCGTGAAGTCGCGCACGGTCCGCGGCATGGTCAAGCCCGCCGCACAGGCGCTGTGA
- a CDS encoding MFS transporter, which translates to MRWAAGAVLRDRNAGLYLSGVVVSGFGTSAMWLAAGVWVKSLTGSDSLAALTTFAMWAPVLVGPLLGAVADRVRRRPLLIWTNLAMSALLLPLLALESADHVWVLFVVLAVYGASGVVQDAAEAALVASAVDSRLLGDFNGLRMTANEGMKLLAPLVGAALFTRFGGASVALLDAVTFAVAAGIFALLRVREERPGAARGAGRRTAWAEGARHLRRSPGLRPLVWAGGAVMALAGLNGALIFAVNDKVLGHSPAFVGVLYAVQGAGSVLSGLLAGPLLRRMPERAFAATGIALFATAVALRALPYDAVALMCSAAIGLGLPWVLITALTAVQRETPGALVGRAAATANTLIYAPNALALALGAGLVTLLDVRALLVAIGVLGLMTAASLVRPARAGRPVAKPVDSTWS; encoded by the coding sequence GTGCGCTGGGCGGCGGGGGCGGTACTGCGTGACCGCAACGCGGGGCTGTATCTGTCCGGGGTGGTCGTCTCGGGCTTCGGCACGTCGGCGATGTGGCTGGCGGCCGGCGTCTGGGTCAAGTCACTGACCGGCTCCGACAGTCTGGCGGCGCTGACGACGTTCGCCATGTGGGCGCCCGTGCTCGTCGGGCCACTGCTGGGAGCGGTCGCCGACCGGGTGCGCAGGCGGCCGCTGCTGATCTGGACGAACCTCGCGATGTCCGCGCTGCTGCTGCCGCTGCTCGCACTGGAATCGGCGGATCACGTGTGGGTCCTGTTCGTCGTGCTGGCCGTGTACGGGGCGAGCGGGGTGGTGCAGGACGCGGCCGAGGCGGCGCTGGTGGCCTCCGCGGTCGACTCGCGGCTGCTCGGCGACTTCAACGGGCTTCGGATGACGGCGAACGAGGGCATGAAACTGCTGGCCCCGCTCGTCGGCGCGGCCCTGTTCACGCGCTTCGGCGGCGCTTCGGTGGCACTGCTGGACGCGGTGACGTTCGCGGTGGCGGCCGGGATCTTCGCGCTGCTGCGCGTACGGGAGGAACGCCCCGGAGCGGCCCGGGGAGCCGGCCGGCGCACGGCCTGGGCCGAGGGCGCACGTCATCTGCGGCGTTCGCCGGGCTTGCGTCCGCTGGTGTGGGCGGGCGGTGCGGTGATGGCCCTGGCGGGTCTGAACGGCGCGCTGATCTTCGCGGTGAACGACAAGGTGCTGGGTCACTCCCCCGCGTTCGTGGGCGTGCTGTACGCGGTGCAGGGTGCGGGCTCCGTGCTGAGCGGCCTGCTGGCGGGCCCGCTGCTGCGGCGCATGCCGGAGAGGGCCTTCGCCGCGACGGGCATCGCACTCTTCGCGACAGCGGTGGCGCTTCGGGCACTGCCGTACGACGCGGTGGCACTGATGTGCAGCGCGGCGATCGGGCTGGGCCTGCCGTGGGTGCTGATCACCGCGCTGACGGCGGTGCAGCGGGAGACGCCCGGCGCGCTGGTGGGCCGGGCCGCGGCGACGGCCAACACCCTGATCTACGCCCCGAACGCGCTCGCGCTGGCGCTGGGCGCGGGCTTGGTGACGCTCCTGGACGTCAGGGCGCTCCTGGTGGCGATCGGGGTGCTGGGCCTGATGACGGCGGCGTCGCTGGTGCGGCCGGCCCGGGCCGGCCGGCCTGTGGCGAAGCCGGTGGACTCGACCTGGAGCTGA
- a CDS encoding SDR family oxidoreductase produces MTDPRPRALVTGASRGIGAAIARALAPTHDVLLGGRDARSLEALARDLPGKARPWVVDLAHPGKIAGVTADIDRLDVLVHNAAVAEPGTIADASPEVWQRIFAVNLFSAAELTRLLLPSLRQGRGHVVLINAGSGLRIKSNRGPYAASKYALRAFADALQAEEKPNGVRVTSIHPGPTDTDLQRKAAERAGQEYRPDQFLRPESVADVVANAVRAPADATVTDAVID; encoded by the coding sequence ATGACAGATCCACGACCCCGCGCACTGGTGACAGGTGCCTCCCGGGGCATCGGGGCGGCCATCGCCCGCGCACTCGCGCCCACTCACGATGTACTGCTCGGCGGCCGCGATGCCAGGTCGCTGGAGGCGCTCGCCCGCGACCTGCCGGGAAAGGCCCGTCCATGGGTGGTCGATCTGGCACACCCCGGCAAGATCGCCGGGGTCACGGCGGACATCGATCGTCTCGACGTTCTCGTGCACAACGCCGCCGTCGCCGAGCCCGGCACGATCGCCGATGCCTCACCGGAAGTGTGGCAACGCATCTTCGCGGTCAACCTCTTCTCGGCCGCCGAACTCACCCGGCTGCTTCTGCCGTCCCTCCGCCAGGGCCGGGGACATGTGGTGCTGATCAACGCGGGTTCCGGACTCCGGATCAAGTCGAACCGCGGCCCCTACGCCGCCAGCAAGTACGCGTTGCGGGCGTTCGCAGACGCCCTTCAGGCCGAGGAGAAACCCAACGGAGTCCGAGTGACCTCGATCCACCCCGGCCCGACCGACACCGACCTGCAGCGCAAGGCAGCTGAACGGGCGGGCCAGGAGTACCGCCCCGATCAGTTCCTTCGGCCGGAATCGGTCGCCGACGTCGTGGCGAACGCGGTACGGGCGCCGGCGGACGCGACGGTGACCGATGCCGTCATCGATTGA
- a CDS encoding cytochrome P450 family protein: MNAEQADRAVSCRMPHDRTTADGVTDLMEQKSYVDAPYPLLAQLRAEGPVRRVVFAGAPVWLVTRHEDIRTASRDPRLSNDPRRCNRAAQSVPWVFAGETYTVTRNMLRSDPPDHTRLRALVAGEFTPGRIEALRPRIQEITDELIAPFLPLGRLDVITDFAKRLPLTVISEVLGVPAEERDTFARLAGVYVEMSEGDDSRMPHAASEMRDCLTGLLKAKRNCPSGSEDLLGRLLEADHEEDEVISMSFLLLVAGFETTANLIGSGVLALLEHPEQLELLRREPHLMWQAVEEILRYNGPIKMAPVLRFTTCDIQIGGVTVPGGGEAVLLSYGAGNRDPDRFAEPDRFDILRDSRGHLAFGHGIHHCLGAPLGRAEGTIALRTLLERCDELALAVDPSELTWGHSRFMRGLTSLPVTFRPVLRGATP, from the coding sequence GTGAATGCCGAACAGGCCGACAGAGCCGTCTCTTGCCGCATGCCGCACGACCGGACGACCGCCGACGGCGTCACCGACCTCATGGAGCAGAAGAGCTACGTCGACGCCCCGTATCCGCTGCTCGCGCAGCTCCGGGCCGAAGGGCCTGTACGGCGCGTGGTGTTCGCCGGCGCTCCCGTGTGGCTGGTCACACGCCATGAGGACATCCGGACAGCAAGCAGGGATCCACGGTTGAGCAACGATCCGCGGCGCTGCAACCGGGCGGCGCAGTCCGTGCCGTGGGTGTTCGCCGGCGAAACCTATACCGTCACGCGCAACATGCTCCGCAGCGACCCCCCGGACCACACCAGACTGCGTGCGCTGGTGGCAGGTGAGTTCACACCGGGCCGTATCGAAGCCCTGCGTCCACGCATCCAGGAGATCACCGACGAGCTCATTGCCCCGTTCCTTCCGCTGGGGCGCCTCGATGTCATCACCGACTTCGCAAAGCGTCTGCCGCTCACGGTCATATCGGAGGTACTGGGCGTACCTGCCGAGGAACGGGACACCTTTGCGCGGCTGGCCGGCGTCTACGTGGAGATGAGCGAGGGCGACGACAGCCGCATGCCCCATGCCGCCTCCGAGATGCGGGACTGCCTCACCGGACTTCTGAAGGCGAAGAGGAATTGCCCCTCCGGCTCCGAAGACCTGCTGGGGCGGCTCCTCGAGGCCGATCACGAGGAGGACGAGGTGATCAGCATGTCCTTCCTCCTCCTGGTGGCCGGTTTCGAGACGACCGCCAATCTCATCGGCAGCGGTGTTCTGGCGTTGCTGGAACATCCTGAGCAGCTGGAGTTGCTCCGCAGGGAGCCGCACCTCATGTGGCAGGCGGTCGAAGAGATCCTGCGCTACAACGGCCCCATCAAAATGGCGCCCGTCCTGAGGTTCACGACCTGCGACATACAGATCGGAGGAGTGACCGTTCCCGGGGGCGGAGAGGCCGTGCTGCTCTCCTACGGCGCCGGTAACCGGGATCCGGACCGCTTCGCCGAGCCCGACCGGTTCGACATCCTCCGCGACAGCCGAGGGCACCTCGCGTTCGGGCACGGGATCCACCACTGCCTCGGCGCGCCGCTCGGCAGAGCGGAGGGCACGATCGCGCTCCGCACCCTCCTGGAACGCTGCGACGAACTGGCGCTCGCGGTCGATCCCTCCGAATTGACCTGGGGACACAGCCGGTTCATGCGTGGGCTGACAAGCCTCCCGGTAACCTTCCGGCCCGTTCTGCGAGGTGCTACGCCATGA